In one Haloplanus salinus genomic region, the following are encoded:
- a CDS encoding acyl-CoA dehydrogenase family protein gives MEFDAPPEHALIRSTATDIATEYGPEYWREKEAAGEFAGEFWDELGEAGFHGLLIPEEYEGAGMGLQEMGLAMETLCAEGCGMAGTWYLVVTAGMAAIALRESGTEEQREEYLPDVATGDRIFSFAITEPDAGTNTLNVGTRAERDGDGYVLDGKKAWITFADRADDLILVTRTTAREDVEKPTRGLSLFLVDMDDPGIEVSPIPKHGLNYSKSCEVFVEDVWVPETALLGEEDDGWWHLVETLNPERIGFAAGATGVAELAVSKAVDYANDREVFGAPIGTHQGVSFPITRAYTDVETARLMRQKAAWLFDQGRECGYESNVAKAAAVEAGIEAVYHAMQAFGGWGYAREYDVERWWREINLTRLAPVTQQMAYNHIGQEMGFPRSY, from the coding sequence ATGGAGTTCGACGCGCCACCCGAACACGCGCTGATCCGGTCGACGGCCACGGACATCGCGACCGAATACGGCCCCGAATACTGGCGCGAGAAGGAAGCGGCGGGCGAGTTCGCCGGCGAGTTCTGGGACGAACTCGGCGAGGCGGGGTTTCACGGCCTGCTGATCCCCGAGGAGTACGAAGGCGCCGGCATGGGCCTCCAGGAGATGGGCCTCGCGATGGAGACGCTGTGTGCCGAGGGCTGTGGGATGGCGGGGACGTGGTATCTCGTCGTCACCGCGGGCATGGCCGCCATCGCCCTCCGGGAGTCCGGCACCGAGGAGCAACGAGAGGAGTACCTGCCCGACGTGGCGACCGGCGACCGGATCTTCTCCTTCGCCATCACCGAACCCGACGCGGGGACGAACACGCTGAACGTCGGCACTCGCGCCGAACGCGACGGCGACGGCTACGTCCTCGACGGCAAGAAGGCGTGGATCACCTTCGCGGACCGCGCGGACGACCTGATCCTCGTCACGCGCACGACGGCCAGAGAGGACGTCGAAAAACCCACCCGCGGGCTGAGCCTCTTTCTCGTCGACATGGACGACCCCGGCATCGAGGTGTCGCCCATCCCGAAACACGGGCTGAACTACTCCAAGTCCTGTGAGGTGTTCGTCGAGGACGTGTGGGTCCCCGAGACGGCCTTGCTGGGCGAGGAGGACGACGGCTGGTGGCACTTGGTGGAGACGCTCAACCCCGAGCGGATCGGCTTCGCGGCGGGCGCGACGGGCGTCGCCGAACTCGCCGTCTCGAAGGCCGTCGACTACGCCAACGACCGCGAGGTGTTCGGCGCACCCATCGGCACGCATCAAGGCGTCTCCTTCCCCATCACGCGGGCGTACACGGACGTCGAGACGGCGCGGCTGATGCGCCAGAAGGCGGCGTGGCTGTTCGACCAGGGGCGGGAGTGCGGGTACGAGTCGAACGTCGCAAAGGCTGCGGCGGTCGAGGCGGGCATCGAGGCCGTCTACCACGCCATGCAAGCGTTCGGCGGATGGGGGTACGCGAGGGAGTACGACGTGGAGCGGTGGTGGCGCGAGATCAACCTCACCCGCCTCGCGCCCGTCACCCAGCAGATGGCGTACAACCACATCGGCCAGGAGATGGGGTTTCCGAGGTCGTACTGA
- a CDS encoding acyl-CoA carboxylase subunit beta, which translates to MDVRVADPTVEEAEAIARALAARFGERVRVFGVDEGDDPLAEGDPPDGGVSARPSEDASADAGPTDRERRLWEEIEDILQGGPEKYRERQAEAGKLFVRDRLDLWFEGLTFEDGRFANFDAWHPNAPDAEADDRLPADGLLTGAATFEGRAVHVMANDYTVKAGSMASRGVEKLLRMQERALRNGKPALYLMDSSGGRIDQQTGFFANREGIGRVYYNHSMLSGRVPQICVLYGPCIAGAAYTPIFADFTIMVEGSAMAIASPRMVEMVTGEEISLDDLGGPAVHAAESGSADLVARDEDHARELTARLLSYLPDNADTDPPRTEGVAPAKSPDGIDSVVPEAPRKGYDVRDLIERVVDADSMLELKPGYGAEIVTAFARLDGRPVGVVANQPATRAGAIFPDSAEKAAEFVWTCDAYGIPLLYLCDTPGFMAGSGVEKEGILEAGKKMIYAAASATVPKQCVVVRKAYGAGIYAMSGPAYDPESTLALPGGEVAIMGPEAAINAVYARRLAAIDDPEERARAERRLREEYRRDIDVHRMASEVVIDEIVPPSTLRGELVSRFEFYETMVKELPEKKHGTVL; encoded by the coding sequence ATGGACGTTCGCGTCGCCGACCCCACGGTCGAGGAGGCGGAAGCCATCGCACGCGCACTCGCCGCGCGCTTCGGCGAGCGTGTCCGGGTGTTCGGCGTCGACGAGGGGGACGACCCGCTGGCAGAGGGCGACCCGCCCGATGGCGGCGTGAGCGCGCGTCCGAGCGAGGACGCCAGCGCCGACGCCGGCCCGACCGACCGCGAACGGCGCCTGTGGGAGGAAATCGAGGACATCCTGCAGGGCGGCCCGGAGAAGTACCGCGAGCGCCAGGCGGAGGCGGGGAAACTGTTCGTCCGCGACCGTCTCGACCTGTGGTTCGAGGGGTTGACCTTCGAGGACGGGCGGTTCGCCAACTTCGACGCGTGGCACCCGAACGCGCCGGACGCCGAGGCGGACGACCGCCTCCCCGCCGACGGGCTGCTCACCGGCGCCGCGACGTTCGAGGGGCGGGCGGTCCACGTCATGGCCAACGACTACACCGTGAAGGCGGGGTCGATGGCCAGTCGCGGGGTAGAGAAACTGCTCCGGATGCAGGAGCGGGCGCTACGGAACGGCAAGCCGGCGCTCTACCTGATGGACTCCTCGGGCGGACGGATCGACCAGCAGACCGGCTTCTTCGCCAACCGTGAGGGGATCGGCCGGGTGTACTACAACCACTCGATGCTCTCCGGACGGGTGCCACAGATCTGCGTGCTCTACGGTCCTTGCATCGCCGGCGCGGCCTACACCCCCATCTTCGCCGACTTCACGATCATGGTCGAGGGGTCGGCGATGGCCATCGCCTCGCCACGGATGGTCGAGATGGTGACCGGGGAGGAGATCAGCCTCGACGACCTGGGCGGTCCCGCCGTCCACGCCGCGGAGTCGGGGAGCGCCGACCTGGTGGCCCGGGACGAGGACCACGCCCGCGAACTCACGGCACGCCTGCTCTCGTACCTCCCCGATAACGCCGACACCGACCCGCCGCGGACCGAGGGCGTCGCGCCCGCGAAGTCGCCGGACGGCATCGACTCGGTCGTGCCCGAGGCGCCCCGGAAGGGGTACGACGTGCGTGACCTGATCGAACGCGTCGTCGACGCCGACTCGATGCTCGAACTGAAACCGGGGTACGGCGCCGAGATCGTCACGGCCTTCGCCCGCCTCGATGGCCGGCCGGTGGGGGTCGTCGCCAACCAGCCCGCGACCCGCGCGGGCGCCATCTTCCCCGACTCCGCCGAGAAGGCCGCGGAGTTCGTCTGGACCTGCGACGCCTACGGCATCCCGTTGCTCTATCTCTGTGACACGCCGGGCTTCATGGCCGGGTCGGGAGTGGAGAAGGAAGGGATTCTGGAGGCGGGAAAGAAGATGATCTACGCGGCGGCGTCGGCGACGGTGCCCAAACAGTGCGTCGTGGTGCGGAAGGCCTACGGCGCGGGCATCTACGCCATGTCGGGACCGGCGTACGACCCCGAGTCGACGCTCGCACTCCCCGGCGGCGAAGTCGCGATCATGGGCCCGGAGGCGGCGATCAACGCCGTCTACGCCCGCAGACTCGCCGCCATCGACGACCCCGAGGAGCGAGCACGGGCGGAGAGACGGCTCCGCGAGGAGTACCGCCGCGACATCGACGTCCACCGGATGGCGAGCGAGGTGGTGATCGACGAAATCGTCCCGCCGAGCACGCTCCGCGGGGAACTCGTCTCGCGGTTCGAGTTCTACGAGACGATGGTGAAGGAGTTACCCGAGAAGAAACACGGGACGGTTCTGTGA
- a CDS encoding MaoC family dehydratase produces MTGRYYEAFEVGETIDHDKRRTITESDNQRFCDMTMNQQPLHLDAEFAAETEFGERIVNGLYTVSLAVGLSVPDTTDGTIVANLSYDDVEHPAPVHIGDTLRARTTVTDKHETSDGERGVVTMHVEAFVEDRLVCAFDRTVLSLKADADR; encoded by the coding sequence ATGACCGGGCGTTACTACGAGGCGTTCGAGGTGGGAGAGACCATCGACCACGACAAGCGGCGGACGATCACCGAGAGCGACAACCAGCGGTTCTGTGACATGACGATGAACCAGCAGCCGCTCCACCTCGACGCCGAGTTCGCGGCCGAGACGGAGTTCGGCGAGCGGATCGTCAACGGCCTCTACACCGTGAGCCTCGCCGTCGGCCTCTCGGTTCCCGACACCACCGACGGCACCATCGTCGCCAACCTCTCTTACGACGACGTCGAGCATCCGGCACCCGTCCACATCGGCGACACCCTCCGCGCACGGACGACGGTGACGGACAAACACGAGACGAGCGACGGCGAACGTGGCGTCGTCACCATGCACGTGGAGGCGTTCGTCGAGGATCGGCTGGTCTGTGCGTTCGACCGCACCGTTCTCTCGCTGAAGGCGGACGCCGATCGGTGA
- a CDS encoding DUF7511 domain-containing protein, with the protein MSNTSAPDDTPLVPDVDAVDHLRSVVVAYEGSADRQTLYPADASEIERLTHWLSADADAFVALDELR; encoded by the coding sequence ATGTCGAACACCTCCGCACCCGACGACACCCCGCTCGTCCCCGACGTAGACGCCGTCGACCACCTCCGGTCCGTCGTCGTCGCCTACGAAGGGTCCGCGGACCGTCAGACGCTCTACCCCGCCGACGCGAGCGAAATCGAGCGGCTCACCCACTGGTTGAGCGCCGACGCCGACGCGTTCGTCGCTCTCGACGAACTGCGCTAA
- a CDS encoding 3-hydroxyacyl-CoA dehydrogenase family protein — MTSPTVSTPAAVAVVGAGTMGHGLALQFARHGAGVTLADHRESNLDDARAGVDDALDFLVAEGLLDADPDVVRSRIDYTLDTAAAVADAELVVETVSEALSVKADVFATLAAAAPDDAVLATNTSSIPITDVAATVPDAAERVVGCHWWNPPYLLPTVEVVRGTATSDETVERTAAFVEAVNREPIRVERDVPGFVWNRIQFAVLRECAHLVCEGVASLPDVERAVRDGYALRTAVVGPFETADLAGLELFRSIAANLYPHLSDADAPGPPFEERLDSGRGGVADGAGFHEYDAAEAAVVRRRNERVAAIRRALD, encoded by the coding sequence ATGACCTCGCCCACGGTATCGACGCCTGCCGCCGTCGCCGTCGTCGGCGCGGGCACGATGGGGCACGGCCTCGCGCTCCAGTTCGCCCGCCACGGCGCCGGCGTGACGCTCGCCGACCACCGCGAGTCGAACCTCGACGACGCCCGCGCCGGCGTCGACGACGCCCTCGACTTCCTCGTCGCCGAGGGGTTGCTCGATGCCGACCCCGACGTCGTCCGTTCCCGTATCGACTACACGCTCGACACTGCAGCCGCCGTCGCCGACGCCGAACTCGTCGTCGAGACGGTGTCGGAGGCCCTGTCGGTGAAGGCCGACGTGTTCGCGACGCTGGCGGCGGCGGCGCCCGACGACGCCGTCCTCGCGACCAACACGTCGAGCATTCCGATCACCGACGTGGCGGCGACGGTGCCGGACGCCGCGGAGCGGGTCGTCGGCTGTCACTGGTGGAACCCGCCCTACCTCCTGCCGACCGTCGAGGTGGTGCGGGGGACGGCGACGAGCGACGAGACGGTCGAGCGGACGGCGGCGTTCGTCGAGGCGGTGAACCGGGAGCCGATCCGCGTCGAACGCGACGTGCCGGGGTTCGTCTGGAACCGGATCCAGTTCGCCGTCCTCCGCGAGTGCGCGCATCTGGTGTGCGAGGGCGTCGCTTCGCTACCGGACGTAGAGCGGGCGGTGCGGGACGGCTACGCACTGCGAACGGCGGTCGTCGGCCCGTTCGAGACGGCGGATCTCGCAGGGCTGGAGCTGTTTCGATCCATCGCGGCGAACCTCTATCCACACCTGAGCGACGCGGACGCGCCGGGACCGCCGTTCGAGGAGCGACTGGATTCGGGGCGGGGTGGCGTCGCCGACGGCGCGGGCTTTCACGAGTACGACGCCGCGGAGGCGGCCGTCGTCCGCCGGCGGAACGAGCGGGTGGCGGCGATTCGGCGGGCGCTGGATTAG
- a CDS encoding DUF7542 family protein, with protein MAEKRATVTCPECGRRETFDNLGRARSFIERHRDETGHDATWDLHRLDAGVERAGREAGVCGRPERTTRDSPLYLGDP; from the coding sequence ATGGCCGAGAAGCGAGCGACCGTAACCTGCCCCGAGTGTGGCCGGCGGGAGACGTTCGACAACCTCGGACGGGCCCGCTCGTTCATCGAGCGACACCGCGACGAGACCGGTCACGACGCGACGTGGGACCTCCACCGTCTCGACGCCGGCGTCGAACGCGCCGGCCGGGAGGCGGGCGTCTGTGGCCGCCCGGAACGTACGACCCGGGACTCCCCGCTCTACCTGGGCGATCCGTGA
- a CDS encoding acyl-CoA thioesterase, translated as MTDFEYETELQVRFRDLDAMGHVNNAVYATYLEQARVDYYADVLGVGLDDIDTVLVNLEIDYRHEVVLDDEAVTIAMGVRSIGESSVVVGYEVRAGDRVAATAETTQVYVDPDEGGSRPLPEAWVEKMESLR; from the coding sequence ATGACGGACTTCGAGTACGAGACCGAGTTGCAGGTGCGGTTCCGTGACCTGGACGCGATGGGCCACGTCAACAACGCCGTCTACGCGACGTATCTCGAACAGGCGCGGGTCGACTACTACGCCGACGTGCTCGGCGTCGGCTTGGACGACATCGACACCGTCCTCGTCAACCTCGAAATCGACTACCGCCACGAAGTCGTCCTCGACGACGAGGCGGTGACGATAGCGATGGGCGTCCGCTCCATCGGCGAGTCGAGCGTCGTCGTCGGCTACGAGGTGCGCGCAGGGGACCGCGTGGCCGCCACCGCCGAGACGACGCAGGTGTACGTCGACCCCGACGAGGGCGGGTCGCGGCCGTTGCCCGAGGCGTGGGTCGAGAAGATGGAGTCGCTTCGCTAA
- a CDS encoding DEAD/DEAH box helicase gives MSRQVGRVETLFFHERDGDFLVAVTRDGERVFRAILELKETNAGPRPGRFRIQRGSSEEPRDPDQFVELARRAERIRISQQTSPAGRERVQEMLDGYQLEALTVRTCRYCASEGRYSPITDDTAIKADRDHICPDCAKRELDTELAYAGGLTGAAEDRLEDLLLEVQDLDRITNLLQGELDPDLTKFDEIGATVEDVDPVRTSDLDLHPQLKNQLTNRFETLLPVQSLSVRNGLLDGDDQLVVSATATGKTLVGEIAGIDRALKGEGKLLFLVPLVALANQKQENFEERYGDLVDVTIRVGGSRVSDSGARFDPSADVVVGTYEGIDHALRTGKDLGDVGTVVIDEIHTLKEGERGHRLDGMISRLKHYCERRAKRSKGYGGAQWIYLSATVGNPEWLAKNLRATLIEFEERPVPIERHLTFADAQEKTRIENRLVRRAFDSKSSKGYRGQTIIFTNSRRRCHEISRKLEYDSAPYHAGLDYGRRKRVERQFGNQDLAAVVTTAALAAGVDFPASQVIFDTLAMGIEWLSVQEFEQMLGRAGRPDYHDQGVVYLLVEPDCSYHNSMEMTEDEVAFKLLKGEMEDVRTVYDRSAAAEETLANITVAGKGAKRLNDRMLGDVPTTQAVGKLLEWDFIDGLAPTPLGRAVTRHFLAPDDAFAILDCIRRGMDPYDLVAELELRDEEG, from the coding sequence GTGTCACGGCAGGTCGGACGCGTCGAGACGCTCTTCTTCCACGAACGCGATGGCGACTTCCTGGTCGCCGTCACTCGCGATGGGGAGCGGGTGTTTCGGGCGATCCTCGAACTGAAGGAGACGAACGCGGGGCCGCGCCCCGGCCGGTTCCGCATCCAGCGCGGGTCGAGCGAGGAGCCACGCGACCCGGACCAGTTCGTCGAACTCGCGCGCCGCGCCGAGCGGATTCGCATCTCCCAACAGACCTCGCCGGCGGGCCGCGAGCGCGTCCAGGAGATGCTCGACGGCTACCAGCTCGAGGCCCTGACGGTTCGAACCTGTCGCTACTGTGCCTCCGAGGGCCGGTACTCGCCCATCACGGACGACACCGCGATCAAGGCCGACCGGGACCACATCTGCCCCGACTGCGCGAAACGCGAACTCGACACCGAACTCGCGTACGCGGGCGGCTTGACCGGCGCAGCCGAGGACCGACTGGAGGACCTGCTCTTGGAGGTGCAGGACCTCGACCGCATCACCAACCTCCTGCAGGGGGAACTCGATCCCGACCTGACGAAGTTCGACGAAATCGGGGCGACCGTCGAGGACGTCGACCCCGTCCGGACGAGCGACCTCGACCTCCACCCGCAGCTGAAAAATCAGCTCACGAACCGCTTCGAGACCCTCCTGCCCGTCCAGAGCCTCTCGGTCCGGAACGGGTTGCTCGACGGTGACGACCAGCTCGTCGTGAGCGCGACGGCGACGGGGAAGACGCTCGTGGGCGAAATCGCCGGCATCGACCGCGCGCTGAAAGGGGAGGGGAAGCTCCTCTTTCTCGTCCCGCTCGTCGCCCTCGCGAACCAGAAACAGGAGAACTTCGAGGAGCGCTACGGCGACTTGGTGGACGTGACCATCCGCGTCGGCGGCAGCCGGGTCAGCGACAGCGGCGCCCGCTTCGACCCCTCGGCGGACGTGGTGGTCGGCACTTACGAGGGTATCGACCACGCGCTCCGGACGGGGAAGGACCTCGGCGACGTGGGGACCGTCGTCATCGACGAGATTCACACGTTGAAAGAGGGCGAACGCGGCCACCGCCTCGACGGGATGATCTCGCGGCTGAAACACTACTGCGAGCGGCGCGCGAAGCGATCCAAGGGGTACGGCGGCGCCCAGTGGATCTACCTCTCCGCGACGGTCGGCAACCCCGAGTGGCTGGCCAAGAACCTCCGCGCGACGCTCATCGAGTTCGAGGAACGGCCCGTCCCCATCGAACGCCACCTCACGTTCGCGGACGCCCAGGAGAAGACGCGCATCGAGAACCGCCTCGTCCGCCGGGCGTTCGACAGCAAGTCCTCGAAGGGGTATCGCGGACAGACGATCATCTTCACCAACTCGCGGCGGCGCTGTCACGAAATCTCCCGGAAGCTGGAGTACGATTCGGCGCCCTATCACGCCGGGCTGGACTACGGCCGGCGCAAGCGCGTCGAGCGCCAGTTCGGGAACCAGGACCTCGCGGCCGTCGTCACCACCGCGGCGCTCGCGGCCGGCGTCGACTTCCCCGCCTCGCAGGTGATCTTCGACACCCTCGCCATGGGCATCGAGTGGCTGTCGGTCCAGGAGTTCGAGCAGATGCTCGGCCGGGCCGGCCGCCCGGACTACCACGATCAGGGCGTCGTCTACCTCCTCGTAGAGCCGGACTGCAGCTACCACAACAGCATGGAGATGACCGAAGACGAGGTGGCGTTCAAACTGTTGAAAGGCGAGATGGAGGACGTCCGCACCGTCTACGACCGTTCGGCGGCCGCTGAGGAGACGCTGGCGAACATCACCGTCGCCGGCAAGGGTGCCAAACGACTCAACGACCGGATGCTCGGCGACGTGCCGACGACGCAGGCGGTCGGCAAGCTACTGGAGTGGGACTTCATCGACGGCTTGGCGCCGACGCCGCTCGGCCGCGCCGTCACCCGCCACTTCCTCGCGCCCGACGACGCGTTCGCCATCCTCGACTGCATCCGGAGGGGGATGGACCCCTACGATCTGGTGGCGGAACTCGAACTGCGGGACGAAGAGGGTTAG
- a CDS encoding cupin domain-containing protein has product MSERSPTPVIKRSEDVEYDPVDAADGLSKGVLLSEADGTPHFSMRRFTIDPGAEVPKHTNAVEHEQYVLDGEYVVGIDGEEHTVSAGDSLLIPAGVVHWYRNEGDEAGAFICAVPNGDDTIELVD; this is encoded by the coding sequence ATGAGTGAACGCTCCCCCACGCCAGTCATCAAGCGCAGCGAGGACGTCGAGTACGACCCCGTCGACGCCGCCGACGGCCTCTCGAAGGGCGTCCTCCTCTCCGAGGCGGACGGGACGCCCCACTTCTCGATGCGGCGGTTCACCATCGATCCGGGCGCAGAGGTGCCGAAACACACCAACGCGGTCGAACACGAGCAGTACGTGTTGGACGGCGAGTACGTCGTCGGTATCGACGGCGAGGAACACACGGTGTCGGCGGGCGACTCGCTGTTGATCCCCGCGGGCGTCGTCCACTGGTACCGCAACGAGGGCGACGAGGCGGGCGCGTTCATCTGTGCCGTGCCGAACGGCGACGACACCATCGAACTGGTCGACTGA
- a CDS encoding VOC family protein: MTDTPTPTGIDHLVLTVADVEATCDFYETLGGEAVTFGDDRSAVRFGDRKINLHPVDRAVADHVAAAPTPGSGDFCLVVETPIEDVIDHLDEAGIDVVAGPVERAGAVGTLTSVYVRDPDGNLVELGTYGE, from the coding sequence ATGACCGACACGCCGACGCCGACCGGCATCGACCACCTCGTCCTCACGGTCGCGGACGTCGAGGCGACGTGTGACTTCTACGAGACGCTGGGCGGCGAAGCCGTGACGTTCGGCGACGACCGTAGCGCCGTCCGGTTCGGCGACCGGAAGATCAACCTCCATCCGGTCGACCGTGCGGTGGCCGACCACGTCGCCGCGGCGCCGACGCCCGGGAGCGGCGACTTCTGTCTCGTCGTCGAGACGCCCATCGAGGACGTGATCGACCACCTCGACGAGGCAGGCATCGACGTCGTGGCCGGGCCGGTCGAGCGGGCGGGCGCCGTCGGAACGCTCACCTCGGTGTACGTTCGGGACCCGGACGGGAACTTGGTCGAACTGGGGACGTACGGTGAGTGA
- a CDS encoding PhnD/SsuA/transferrin family substrate-binding protein produces the protein METPGETPGDTEEMWEPFSEHVSSEVDGLDLNVEFADSTSGIGQSLINDQAEMTRSDIVLLANPEEIDVVGIVNEGGASVYFSGIATRPDSDIEELSDLEGESIVFADRLSTSGSLYPNYMLNQAGLDTGEAPYGDPVDYDGTWTSGQAGAIENFLNRDEFAAVGCDIAVLLEYISEDQWPDRVRERSGRWDDDVGSSSTELELVQASQSLPLSPLIARSNWEHPLRSDIEEAILSIDEGTLREPDGDVDNPISAVSPGSNEDYQPILDVINTLGVDLGDL, from the coding sequence TTGGAAACACCCGGTGAGACCCCCGGAGACACCGAGGAGATGTGGGAGCCGTTCTCGGAGCACGTCAGTTCGGAGGTCGACGGGCTGGACCTGAACGTCGAGTTCGCGGATAGCACCTCGGGGATCGGCCAGTCTCTTATCAACGACCAAGCCGAGATGACGCGCAGCGACATCGTGTTACTCGCAAATCCCGAGGAGATCGATGTCGTCGGCATCGTCAACGAAGGTGGTGCGTCGGTGTACTTCTCCGGAATCGCGACACGTCCGGACTCCGATATCGAGGAGCTTTCGGATCTCGAAGGAGAGAGTATCGTGTTCGCCGACCGGCTCTCGACGAGCGGATCGCTGTACCCCAACTACATGCTCAACCAAGCCGGGCTCGACACCGGAGAGGCCCCATACGGTGACCCGGTCGACTACGACGGCACCTGGACGAGCGGCCAGGCCGGCGCGATAGAGAACTTCCTCAACCGGGACGAGTTCGCCGCCGTCGGCTGTGACATCGCCGTTCTCTTGGAGTACATCTCGGAAGACCAGTGGCCGGACCGGGTGCGCGAACGGTCCGGCCGGTGGGACGACGACGTCGGGTCGAGTTCGACGGAGCTGGAACTGGTCCAAGCGTCGCAGTCGCTCCCGCTCTCGCCCCTCATCGCGCGCAGCAACTGGGAACACCCGCTGCGCTCCGACATCGAAGAGGCGATCCTCTCGATCGACGAGGGGACGCTACGGGAGCCGGACGGAGACGTGGACAACCCGATCAGTGCGGTTTCGCCGGGTAGTAACGAGGATTACCAGCCCATTCTCGACGTGATCAACACGCTCGGCGTTGATTTAGGAGACCTGTAA
- the phnC gene encoding phosphonate ABC transporter ATP-binding protein, which translates to MVLRVQDLTKEYGDTTALSNVSFEVPDGSFAVVLGESGAGKSTLLRILNGLTEPTSGSVYLDDQEVTNSRSDVGMVFQQHNLVDELSAYDNALTGTFNRTGYLRSLLNLQPTEDRELALEALRTVGLLDEADQKVNRMSGGQQQRVGIARALVQQPTLLLADEPVASLDPASAETVMTYFRETAKKRDLTTLASLHQVNIAREFGEQFIGMKDGEVMFVGSRSELKPSIIEEIYGEIQTEELREGTEATELNESMHAEGTNIKTEL; encoded by the coding sequence ATGGTCCTCCGCGTACAGGATTTGACCAAGGAGTACGGGGACACGACAGCCCTGTCAAACGTCTCCTTCGAAGTCCCCGATGGGAGCTTTGCCGTCGTGCTCGGCGAGTCGGGAGCTGGGAAGTCGACGCTGTTGCGGATCCTCAACGGGTTGACTGAACCCACTTCGGGTAGTGTGTATCTCGACGATCAGGAAGTCACCAACTCGCGGTCGGACGTTGGAATGGTGTTTCAGCAGCACAACCTCGTCGATGAACTGAGTGCCTACGATAATGCTCTGACTGGGACATTCAATCGAACTGGATACCTTCGGAGCCTGCTCAATTTACAGCCTACCGAGGATCGAGAACTCGCATTAGAAGCACTGAGAACGGTCGGATTGCTCGACGAGGCGGATCAAAAGGTGAATCGTATGAGCGGAGGTCAACAACAACGCGTTGGGATCGCACGCGCGTTGGTTCAGCAACCGACGCTCCTCCTCGCCGACGAACCTGTCGCCAGTCTGGACCCAGCCAGTGCTGAAACGGTGATGACGTACTTCCGTGAGACTGCGAAAAAGCGCGACCTCACGACGCTGGCAAGCCTCCATCAAGTCAATATCGCCCGGGAGTTCGGCGAGCAGTTCATCGGGATGAAAGACGGTGAGGTGATGTTTGTGGGCTCGCGCTCGGAACTCAAACCCTCGATTATCGAGGAGATCTACGGTGAAATCCAGACGGAAGAACTCCGTGAAGGGACCGAAGCTACCGAGTTGAACGAATCAATGCACGCCGAAGGCACCAATATAAAAACTGAATTATGA